The following are encoded together in the Vibrio splendidus genome:
- a CDS encoding Na/Pi symporter, which yields MNQATTAAAPISSTTRWLRWANLAFMLYLLLLSVSMVGTGFKWATGEQAKVLFEFASHPVAGLMIGLVATALIQSSSTVTSIIVGLVAGGLPVELAIPMIMGANIGTTVTNTLVSLGHVRCKDEFKRAFASATIHDFFNLLAVAIFLPLEMAFGILEKISHWLVSPMLATGDMSMGGLNFIKPITKPVVSAIKEPLSTFGDTVGGIMLIVLGIATIFVAITVMGKLMKSLMVGRAREILKNAIGRGPIHGIASGSIVTILVQSSSTTTSLMVPLVGSGVLKVRDVYPFTLGANIGTCITALLAATAVSGEFAVFALQIALVHLVFNIMATVFIFGIPFLRELPVKAADIISDMAVKNKSVVAGYLIAVFLVLPGTVLALTA from the coding sequence ATGAACCAAGCTACTACTGCAGCAGCGCCTATCTCGAGCACAACTCGTTGGCTACGCTGGGCTAACTTGGCATTCATGCTTTACCTACTATTACTTTCAGTTTCAATGGTTGGTACAGGCTTCAAATGGGCAACAGGCGAGCAAGCAAAGGTTCTTTTCGAATTTGCTTCACACCCAGTTGCAGGCTTAATGATTGGTTTAGTGGCAACAGCACTTATTCAATCATCAAGTACAGTTACTTCAATTATCGTTGGCCTTGTGGCAGGTGGTTTACCTGTTGAGTTAGCAATCCCTATGATCATGGGTGCGAACATTGGTACGACAGTAACCAATACGCTAGTTAGTCTTGGTCATGTTCGTTGTAAAGATGAGTTCAAACGTGCATTCGCAAGTGCGACGATTCACGACTTCTTTAACCTATTAGCCGTTGCTATCTTCCTACCACTAGAGATGGCGTTTGGTATTCTAGAGAAGATTTCTCACTGGTTAGTATCACCGATGCTAGCAACAGGTGATATGAGCATGGGTGGTCTTAACTTCATCAAGCCAATCACTAAACCAGTAGTCAGTGCGATTAAAGAGCCACTATCGACATTTGGCGACACTGTTGGCGGTATCATGCTTATCGTTCTAGGTATCGCGACTATCTTCGTAGCTATCACGGTAATGGGTAAACTAATGAAGAGCCTGATGGTGGGTCGTGCTCGTGAGATTCTAAAGAATGCAATTGGTCGTGGTCCTATCCACGGTATCGCTTCTGGTTCTATCGTTACTATCCTTGTTCAGTCTTCTTCAACGACAACAAGCTTGATGGTTCCACTAGTAGGTTCAGGTGTTCTTAAAGTACGTGACGTTTACCCATTCACTCTGGGTGCAAACATCGGTACGTGTATTACCGCTCTATTAGCAGCGACAGCAGTATCTGGTGAGTTCGCAGTATTTGCACTGCAGATTGCTCTAGTACACTTGGTGTTCAACATCATGGCAACGGTATTCATCTTTGGTATTCCGTTCCTACGTGAACTACCAGTAAAAGCCGCTGATATTATTTCTGACATGGCTGTGAAGAATAAATCTGTAGTGGCTGGTTACCTTATTGCGGTATTCCTTGTACTGCCTGGTACCGTGTTAGCACTGACGGCTTAA
- the lgt gene encoding prolipoprotein diacylglyceryl transferase has product MSQGFIEFPNIDPVLIELGPISVRWYGLMYLVGFMFALWLANRRADQPGSGWTREQVSDLLFAGFLGVVLGGRIGYVLFYNFGLFIDDPLYLFKVWTGGMSFHGGLLGVITAMLWYAKKNGRTFFGVADMIAPLVPFGLGMGRMGNFMNSELWGRVTDVPWAIVFPNGGPLPRHPSQLYEMALEGIVLFFILNWFIKKPRPLGSVSGLFLAGYGTFRFLVEYVREPDAQLGLFGGFISMGQILSLPMVIIGVLMMVWAYKRGHYKDELPQQTK; this is encoded by the coding sequence ATGTCTCAGGGTTTTATCGAATTCCCAAATATCGATCCTGTTCTTATTGAACTAGGACCAATCTCAGTTCGTTGGTACGGCCTAATGTACCTTGTCGGCTTTATGTTTGCTCTTTGGTTAGCAAATCGCCGAGCTGATCAACCCGGTAGTGGTTGGACTCGAGAGCAAGTATCAGACCTACTGTTTGCTGGCTTTCTAGGTGTGGTGCTTGGTGGTCGTATTGGCTACGTACTTTTCTACAACTTTGGCCTTTTCATTGATGATCCACTCTACCTATTTAAGGTATGGACTGGCGGTATGTCTTTCCACGGTGGTTTGCTTGGTGTGATCACCGCGATGCTTTGGTATGCCAAAAAGAACGGTCGAACCTTTTTTGGTGTCGCTGACATGATTGCACCATTGGTTCCATTTGGTTTAGGTATGGGCCGCATGGGCAACTTCATGAACAGTGAGCTATGGGGTCGTGTGACTGATGTGCCATGGGCGATTGTATTCCCTAACGGTGGTCCACTCCCTCGTCACCCATCTCAGCTTTATGAAATGGCGCTTGAAGGTATTGTACTGTTCTTCATCTTGAACTGGTTCATCAAAAAGCCTCGTCCTCTTGGTTCTGTATCAGGGTTATTCCTAGCAGGATATGGTACATTCCGCTTCCTAGTTGAATACGTACGTGAACCTGATGCTCAGCTAGGTTTGTTCGGTGGATTTATCTCTATGGGACAAATTTTGTCACTGCCAATGGTTATCATCGGTGTGCTGATGATGGTTTGGGCATACAAGCGTGGTCACTACAAAGATGAATTACCACAACAAACGAAGTAA
- a CDS encoding IS4 family transposase, with translation MTYIEPTLWAQKQFGQAHLNDPRRTQRLVALAASLAEQPGVPVSKLIISPAEMEGAYRFIRNEQIKAEDIAEAGFYVTAQEALEQQTLLALEDTTSLSYSHRSIRDELGHSNQGNRHRAMFVHSTLLFAPDTQSVIGLIEQQRWTRDIEKRGQRHQHATRPYKEKESYKWEQASRHVAERLGDKISDVISVCDREADLFEYLIYKREQQQRFLVRSMQSRCIEEHDNRLYSYASTLLSAGEKVLEIPQKGGRKARKAHLDIKYAPVTLKSPANKKEFDNIPLYYVGCIEQGESGNKLAWHLLTSEPITSKEEALKIVSYYERRWLIEDFHKVWKSEGTEVEQLRMQSKDNLERLSVVLAFIATRLLQLRFMNESDELSKSSCEQVLKGKAWKLMWLKLESKKLPKEAPNISWAYNGIARLGGWKNTKRTGRASIKTLWQGWFRLQTILEGYELAKSLD, from the coding sequence ATGACCTATATAGAGCCAACCCTTTGGGCACAAAAACAGTTCGGTCAAGCCCACCTTAATGACCCTAGACGCACTCAAAGACTCGTTGCTCTCGCAGCCTCACTGGCCGAGCAACCTGGCGTACCCGTCTCGAAACTCATTATCTCCCCTGCTGAAATGGAAGGGGCTTATCGCTTCATCCGTAATGAGCAAATCAAAGCAGAAGATATCGCAGAAGCGGGTTTTTATGTCACCGCACAAGAAGCATTAGAGCAACAAACACTTCTTGCCTTAGAAGACACCACTTCTCTCAGTTACTCCCATCGCAGCATTCGAGATGAACTCGGGCACTCCAATCAAGGCAATCGACATCGCGCCATGTTCGTACACTCAACCTTACTTTTTGCTCCCGACACTCAATCTGTTATTGGTTTAATTGAACAACAGCGCTGGACTCGTGATATAGAAAAGCGAGGTCAAAGGCACCAGCATGCGACTCGACCATACAAAGAGAAAGAAAGTTATAAGTGGGAACAAGCCTCTCGCCATGTCGCTGAGCGACTTGGCGATAAAATTTCGGATGTCATTTCTGTGTGCGATAGAGAAGCCGACCTATTTGAATACCTCATTTACAAGCGAGAGCAACAACAAAGGTTCCTCGTTCGCTCAATGCAAAGCCGCTGTATTGAAGAGCATGATAATCGTCTTTATAGCTATGCCTCTACCCTGTTATCAGCCGGAGAGAAAGTGCTAGAAATACCGCAAAAAGGCGGTCGTAAAGCTCGCAAGGCTCATTTAGATATCAAATATGCCCCCGTGACACTCAAGTCTCCTGCTAACAAAAAAGAGTTCGATAACATTCCGCTTTACTACGTGGGATGTATAGAACAAGGAGAGAGTGGTAATAAGCTCGCATGGCACTTACTGACTTCAGAGCCGATAACGAGCAAGGAAGAGGCACTCAAAATCGTCAGTTATTATGAGCGGCGCTGGCTAATAGAAGATTTTCATAAAGTCTGGAAAAGTGAAGGGACTGAAGTTGAGCAACTGAGAATGCAAAGTAAGGATAACTTAGAAAGGCTCAGCGTCGTTTTGGCTTTTATCGCGACTCGGTTACTCCAGTTGAGGTTTATGAATGAATCAGACGAGTTATCTAAGAGCAGTTGTGAGCAGGTATTAAAAGGCAAAGCGTGGAAGTTAATGTGGCTCAAGTTGGAGAGCAAAAAACTACCGAAAGAAGCGCCTAATATATCATGGGCTTACAACGGTATTGCTCGGTTAGGTGGTTGGAAGAATACCAAGCGAACAGGTCGCGCTTCTATAAAGACGTTATGGCAAGGATGGTTTAGGTTACAAACCATCCTTGAAGGGTATGAACTCGCTAAGTCTCTTGATTAA
- the rpsT gene encoding 30S ribosomal protein S20: protein MANSKSAKKRAIQAEKRRQHNASRRSMMRTYMKKTIAAIEAGNKEAATAALVEVTPLLDRMATKGLIHKNKAARHKSRFAAAIKAL, encoded by the coding sequence TTGGCAAACAGTAAATCTGCTAAGAAGCGCGCTATCCAAGCTGAGAAACGTCGCCAGCACAATGCTAGCCGTCGTTCTATGATGCGCACTTACATGAAAAAAACTATTGCAGCTATTGAAGCTGGCAATAAAGAAGCTGCAACTGCTGCTCTTGTAGAAGTTACACCTCTTCTAGACCGCATGGCGACTAAAGGCCTTATTCATAAGAATAAAGCTGCACGTCATAAGTCTCGTTTCGCTGCTGCAATCAAAGCTCTTTAA
- the ptsP gene encoding phosphoenolpyruvate--protein phosphotransferase, giving the protein MLSQLREIVEHVSRVEDVSTALDILVKETCSAMQTECCTVYLANNDMQRLELMATQGLIFKGNSIHIGFDEGLVGLVKRSAEPINLAQASAHPAYKFFPELGEKVYHSFLGTPIIHRKQVLGVLVIQQKSPRLFSEMEESFLVTLSAQLAVIVAHAQTQGHWLLEQQKLPKIKGIAASSGVAIGDLWWDNTQPELTDVYPASTLNVEREHEMLAVAVENALNDFKRMRKRLDSEINKDALAIFDLFTHLLNDPMLRKDLKSQIQKGDKADWALRQVVESYSNRFARMSDVYLRERAQDIRELGQRLLYFLHNSEHELRTLDKPIILVVRELTASVLASIPKEKLLAVVSLEGAANSHAAILSRALGIPSVMGVNLNLAQANGKQAIVDGYSGEIFIEPTQNLLKEYQGLILEESELSSMVNRELYLPAKTQDNQQVEILLNAGLSADTNIAINQGVDGVGLYRTEISFLLQQRFPSEDEQFKQYRSVLASYPEKQVVMRTLDIGGDKALPYFPIEEDNPFLGWRGIRFTLDHPDIFIIQLRAMLRASCESHNLSILLPMISGAQELDDALQLIEQAYDEVYELDNRVRMPRVGIMIEVPSMLYILPLIADKVDFVSVGTNDLTQYLLAVDRNNSRVSDVYESMHPAVIMALKQIHDTCKQHQLPVCICGELAGDPMGALLLIGLGYETLSMNTSNVARTKYLIRQSNLSELQDLANRALSKPYGSDIYSMMLNYFEEREFTGFIRAGKK; this is encoded by the coding sequence ATGCTCAGTCAACTAAGGGAAATAGTTGAACACGTATCAAGAGTTGAAGATGTGTCGACGGCTCTTGATATTTTGGTTAAAGAGACATGCAGTGCGATGCAGACGGAATGTTGCACCGTGTATTTGGCAAATAATGATATGCAGCGTCTTGAGTTGATGGCAACTCAAGGCCTGATCTTCAAAGGCAATAGTATTCACATTGGTTTTGACGAAGGTCTGGTTGGCCTTGTCAAAAGAAGTGCTGAACCTATCAACCTTGCACAAGCGTCTGCTCACCCTGCTTATAAGTTTTTTCCAGAGCTTGGAGAAAAGGTTTATCACTCTTTTCTCGGCACTCCGATTATCCATCGCAAGCAAGTGCTTGGCGTATTGGTCATTCAACAGAAGTCTCCTCGTTTATTCAGTGAGATGGAAGAATCCTTCCTTGTCACACTCTCAGCACAACTTGCGGTCATTGTGGCGCACGCTCAAACTCAAGGCCATTGGCTTTTAGAGCAACAGAAGCTACCTAAGATTAAAGGTATTGCAGCTTCATCGGGCGTTGCGATTGGTGATTTATGGTGGGACAACACTCAGCCTGAACTCACCGATGTTTATCCAGCATCGACGCTTAATGTTGAAAGAGAGCATGAAATGCTGGCGGTCGCCGTCGAAAATGCTCTCAATGACTTTAAGCGAATGCGAAAGCGCCTAGACAGTGAAATCAATAAAGACGCGTTGGCGATCTTTGACCTGTTTACTCACTTACTGAACGATCCAATGTTACGTAAGGATCTTAAGAGCCAAATCCAGAAAGGCGATAAGGCCGATTGGGCATTAAGGCAGGTTGTTGAGAGCTACTCGAATCGCTTTGCTCGTATGTCAGACGTGTACCTTCGTGAGAGGGCACAAGACATCCGAGAGCTTGGTCAAAGATTGCTCTATTTTCTTCACAATTCTGAACATGAACTTCGCACGCTAGATAAGCCAATTATTTTGGTGGTTCGAGAGCTAACGGCTTCGGTATTGGCCTCTATTCCCAAAGAAAAACTTTTAGCTGTCGTTTCCTTGGAAGGGGCGGCGAACTCGCATGCGGCTATTTTATCTCGCGCGTTAGGCATTCCCTCGGTTATGGGGGTAAATCTCAATCTTGCTCAAGCGAATGGTAAGCAAGCGATTGTTGACGGGTATAGTGGCGAGATTTTTATTGAGCCGACTCAAAACCTGCTCAAAGAATATCAAGGGCTGATTCTAGAAGAGAGTGAGCTCTCTTCGATGGTCAATCGAGAATTATACTTACCGGCAAAAACGCAAGACAACCAGCAAGTCGAGATCCTGCTTAATGCGGGGTTGAGTGCCGACACCAATATCGCTATCAACCAAGGCGTTGATGGGGTGGGGCTGTATCGAACCGAAATTTCTTTCTTGTTACAGCAGAGGTTTCCGTCAGAGGACGAACAATTCAAGCAATACCGTTCTGTACTCGCGAGCTACCCTGAGAAGCAAGTGGTGATGCGTACACTCGATATCGGTGGCGATAAGGCCTTACCTTATTTCCCTATCGAAGAGGACAACCCATTCCTTGGTTGGCGTGGTATTCGTTTTACGCTCGATCATCCTGACATCTTTATTATTCAGTTACGTGCCATGCTACGTGCGAGCTGTGAAAGCCATAACTTGAGTATTTTGCTGCCGATGATCTCTGGTGCGCAGGAACTGGATGACGCGCTACAACTTATTGAACAAGCGTATGACGAAGTGTATGAGCTTGATAACCGAGTGCGCATGCCTCGCGTTGGTATCATGATTGAAGTGCCATCAATGCTTTATATACTGCCGCTGATTGCTGATAAGGTCGACTTCGTTTCAGTCGGTACCAACGACTTAACTCAATATTTATTAGCGGTTGATCGGAACAATTCACGAGTATCCGATGTCTATGAATCAATGCACCCTGCGGTGATCATGGCATTAAAACAAATTCATGATACTTGTAAGCAACATCAATTACCTGTGTGTATTTGTGGTGAGCTAGCCGGTGATCCTATGGGCGCGTTGTTACTGATTGGGTTGGGGTATGAGACGTTAAGTATGAATACCTCGAATGTCGCGAGGACTAAATATTTGATTCGCCAATCTAACTTGAGTGAATTACAGGATTTGGCAAATAGAGCGCTTTCAAAACCATATGGTAGTGACATCTATAGTATGATGCTGAACTATTTCGAAGAGCGTGAATTTACAGGCTTCATTCGAGCAGGTAAAAAATAG
- a CDS encoding sulfite exporter TauE/SafE family protein, translating to MSYELIGLLAGLGAIVGVLAGLLGIGGGLLVVPALLFLLPKAGIPQEFAMQMALATSLSTIIVTSGSSAINHLKLGNVELFVVKWLMPGVVIGGFLGSFVADVIPAQYLPKVFGVIVLVLALQMLLSIRSKSQKSMPGSAKTMLCGGGIGLVSSLAGIGGGSLSVPFLNHHGVEMRKAVGSSSVCGCVIAISGMLGFIWHGSSVDDLPAYSLGYVYLPALIAISCTSVLTTRVGAKLATQLPTPVLKKFFAVFLMFIAATMLL from the coding sequence GTGTCATATGAACTGATAGGCTTGTTAGCAGGCCTTGGTGCTATTGTTGGTGTTTTAGCGGGTTTGCTAGGCATTGGCGGTGGTTTGCTGGTCGTTCCTGCCTTGCTGTTTTTGCTTCCTAAAGCGGGTATTCCTCAAGAGTTTGCAATGCAAATGGCATTGGCTACCTCGTTATCAACCATTATTGTTACCTCGGGATCGTCTGCAATTAACCATTTAAAATTGGGTAATGTGGAACTTTTTGTCGTTAAGTGGTTGATGCCTGGTGTGGTGATTGGTGGTTTCCTAGGTTCTTTTGTCGCCGACGTTATTCCTGCTCAATATCTGCCAAAAGTCTTTGGTGTGATTGTCTTGGTATTGGCGTTGCAGATGTTGTTGTCGATCCGCTCTAAGAGTCAAAAGTCGATGCCGGGTTCAGCTAAGACCATGTTATGTGGTGGCGGTATTGGTTTGGTTTCAAGCTTGGCTGGTATTGGTGGTGGTTCTTTGTCGGTGCCTTTCCTTAACCATCACGGTGTGGAAATGCGCAAAGCTGTAGGCTCATCCTCTGTATGTGGTTGTGTTATCGCGATTTCGGGAATGCTCGGCTTTATTTGGCATGGCTCTTCTGTCGATGATCTTCCGGCGTATAGCTTGGGTTATGTTTATCTACCGGCTTTGATAGCGATATCTTGTACCTCAGTACTGACCACACGAGTTGGCGCTAAACTGGCCACTCAATTGCCAACCCCCGTGCTGAAGAAGTTCTTTGCGGTATTTTTAATGTTTATAGCAGCCACTATGCTGCTGTAG
- a CDS encoding thymidylate synthase, translating to MKQYLDLCQRIVNDGTWIENERTGKRCLTVINADLEYDVGNNQFPLVTTRKSFWKAAVAELLGYIRGYDNAEDFRKLGTKTWDANSNLNEAWLNNPYRKGEDDMGRVYGVQGRAWAKPDGGHIDQLKKIVDDLTNGIDDRGEILNFYNPGEFHMGCLRPCMYSHHFSLLGDTLYLNSTQRSCDVPLGLNFNMVQVYVFLAIMAQITGKKAGVAYHKLVNAHIYEDQLAPMRDIQLKREPLAGPTFHINPEIKSLEDLETWVTMDDFWVEGYECHEAIKYPFSV from the coding sequence GTGAAACAGTATTTAGATCTCTGTCAGCGTATCGTTAATGACGGTACTTGGATTGAAAATGAACGCACAGGCAAGCGCTGCCTAACCGTAATCAATGCTGACCTTGAATATGATGTAGGTAATAACCAATTCCCACTGGTAACAACACGTAAAAGCTTTTGGAAAGCCGCAGTTGCTGAGCTGCTTGGCTATATCCGTGGTTACGACAATGCTGAAGATTTTCGTAAGCTAGGGACTAAAACTTGGGATGCGAATTCTAACCTGAATGAAGCATGGCTAAATAACCCTTACCGCAAGGGTGAAGACGACATGGGCCGTGTTTATGGCGTTCAAGGACGTGCATGGGCAAAACCTGACGGCGGTCATATCGACCAACTGAAGAAGATTGTTGATGATCTAACAAACGGCATTGATGACCGCGGCGAGATCTTAAACTTCTATAACCCAGGTGAGTTCCACATGGGTTGTTTGCGTCCGTGTATGTACAGCCACCACTTCTCTCTACTTGGTGACACTTTGTACCTAAACAGTACTCAGCGCTCTTGTGATGTCCCTCTAGGCCTGAACTTCAACATGGTTCAAGTGTATGTGTTCCTAGCAATCATGGCGCAAATCACGGGCAAGAAAGCGGGTGTGGCTTACCATAAGCTGGTTAATGCTCATATCTACGAAGATCAACTCGCACCTATGCGTGATATCCAGTTGAAGCGTGAGCCTTTAGCGGGGCCAACATTCCATATCAATCCTGAGATTAAGTCTCTAGAAGATTTGGAAACGTGGGTGACGATGGATGACTTCTGGGTTGAAGGCTACGAATGCCATGAAGCGATTAAGTACCCATTCTCGGTTTAA
- a CDS encoding ArsR/SmtB family transcription factor — protein sequence MNLKEMEKNSAQAVILLKAMANERRLQILCLLHGTELSVGELCGKLELSQSALSQHLAWLRRDGLVETRKEAQTVYYTLSSEEVKAMINLLHGIYCK from the coding sequence ATGAACTTAAAAGAGATGGAGAAGAACTCAGCGCAAGCTGTGATTCTACTCAAAGCCATGGCCAACGAGCGTCGCTTACAGATTTTGTGCCTATTACATGGTACTGAGCTGTCAGTTGGGGAGTTGTGTGGCAAGTTGGAACTGAGTCAGTCTGCTTTATCTCAACATCTTGCTTGGTTGAGAAGAGATGGTTTGGTCGAAACTCGCAAAGAAGCTCAAACTGTGTATTACACATTGAGCAGTGAAGAAGTAAAAGCGATGATTAACCTACTGCATGGTATTTACTGCAAGTAG
- a CDS encoding winged helix-turn-helix domain-containing protein: MTRSHCFVLQHDFPISFYPDKNQLVIDSEEIHLEPLQARLLSYFIDKRGQVVSTQQIATDVWQRTQVSDNLVRQVISLLRSQLQDKARPYRIIQTIPKQGYLFDVEVTQPSVEPTSVDDASLPESEPKPFVANSKKKTIALITTAVFSVGLIATWAWQIDVSTNDTAVISAPQSDVIPVYIHDITLDSADDYEMSESVYNYLFYGLNSARNLSGYHFSQLSKQGKQSLANNGVELKGWLKQKGSDYILSVLIQNNRQPNQSQKVEKSFSQDNFFDAIGDVILEIKAIIAPMSSEYGVVSHRVTSIDNYDDWKVISEGISLFYQGKGGQPFAEIALQLDTIQQQGRDNYLVNALLSYSESLAYLQSHEQEDREHALQLAKQAFEMNPRCDIANLTLGLALLINQHANQAFPYLFYAAESTPSPISFYLLSVADKLSDNPEGSQYNYQRYTEVKKEYNGQLFDLIESL, translated from the coding sequence ATGACTCGCTCGCATTGCTTTGTATTGCAACACGACTTTCCTATTTCTTTCTACCCTGATAAAAACCAGTTGGTGATTGATAGTGAAGAGATTCATTTAGAGCCACTACAAGCAAGGCTGCTCAGCTATTTCATCGACAAGCGCGGGCAAGTGGTTAGTACGCAGCAGATAGCTACAGATGTCTGGCAAAGAACTCAAGTGTCTGACAACTTGGTCAGACAGGTCATCAGTTTACTGCGCAGTCAGCTTCAGGATAAAGCACGTCCGTATCGCATCATTCAGACCATTCCTAAGCAAGGTTATCTGTTCGATGTTGAGGTGACTCAGCCGAGTGTCGAACCAACTTCCGTTGATGACGCCTCTCTACCTGAATCTGAGCCTAAACCTTTTGTTGCTAATTCGAAAAAGAAAACCATCGCCCTGATTACAACCGCAGTATTCTCTGTTGGCTTAATAGCAACTTGGGCGTGGCAAATTGATGTCTCAACCAATGACACAGCTGTTATTTCTGCGCCTCAAAGTGATGTGATTCCCGTTTATATCCATGATATTACGCTCGATTCTGCGGACGATTATGAGATGTCGGAAAGCGTGTACAACTACCTATTCTACGGGCTGAACTCAGCGAGAAATTTATCGGGTTACCACTTCTCTCAGCTATCGAAACAGGGCAAGCAATCACTTGCCAATAATGGTGTCGAACTCAAAGGTTGGCTCAAGCAAAAGGGCAGTGATTATATACTGAGCGTGCTGATACAAAACAATCGCCAGCCCAATCAAAGTCAGAAAGTGGAAAAGAGCTTTAGCCAAGATAATTTCTTCGATGCCATTGGGGATGTGATTCTCGAGATTAAAGCCATTATTGCCCCAATGAGTTCAGAATACGGTGTTGTCAGTCATCGAGTGACCTCTATTGATAACTACGATGACTGGAAGGTTATTTCAGAGGGAATATCGCTTTTCTACCAAGGTAAAGGTGGACAGCCATTTGCAGAGATCGCACTTCAGTTGGATACGATTCAACAGCAAGGAAGAGACAATTATTTGGTCAATGCCTTATTGTCGTATTCGGAATCTTTGGCTTATTTGCAAAGTCATGAGCAAGAAGATCGCGAACATGCACTGCAACTGGCAAAGCAAGCCTTCGAGATGAACCCACGTTGTGATATTGCCAACCTTACCTTGGGTCTTGCACTGTTAATCAACCAACATGCCAATCAAGCTTTCCCTTACCTTTTTTATGCGGCCGAAAGTACACCGAGCCCAATCAGTTTTTATCTACTTAGTGTGGCTGACAAGCTGTCGGATAACCCCGAAGGTTCGCAATACAACTATCAGCGCTATACCGAAGTAAAAAAAGAGTATAATGGCCAACTGTTTGATCTTATTGAATCTTTATAA
- the nhaR gene encoding transcriptional activator NhaR yields MSHLNYNHLYYFWMVCKQGSVTKAAEALFLTPQTVTGQIKALEERMDGKLTKRNGRSVEPTELGQLVFKYSDRMFGLSYEMLDIVNYSQHSNILFDVGVADALSKRLVSKILMSTIPPDNSIHLRCFESTHEMLLEQLSQHKLDMILSDCPVDSSQSPGLFSKKLGESGMSFFSSGKVEGVSFPAVLEQRKLLIPGSRTSMGRKVLQWFDRQGLKPDILGEFDDAALMKAFARYHDDAIFLAPTLYMSEVEEDSSLQLLVGIEELKEEYYVIFAERMIQHPAVKNVCDADFSKLFE; encoded by the coding sequence ATGTCGCACCTCAACTATAACCACCTTTATTACTTCTGGATGGTTTGCAAGCAAGGCTCTGTTACTAAAGCAGCAGAAGCTCTATTCCTAACACCACAAACGGTAACAGGTCAGATAAAAGCGTTAGAAGAGCGTATGGATGGCAAGTTGACCAAGCGCAATGGTCGCAGTGTTGAGCCTACAGAGCTTGGACAGCTAGTCTTTAAATATTCCGACCGTATGTTTGGCCTGAGCTACGAGATGCTGGATATCGTGAATTACAGCCAGCACTCCAATATTCTGTTTGATGTTGGTGTTGCAGATGCGCTGTCTAAAAGGCTTGTCAGCAAGATACTGATGTCGACTATTCCCCCAGATAACAGTATTCATTTACGCTGCTTTGAATCGACCCATGAAATGCTACTTGAGCAACTGTCTCAACATAAGCTCGATATGATCTTGTCTGACTGTCCGGTGGATTCGAGTCAAAGTCCTGGTCTGTTTAGTAAGAAGTTGGGTGAGAGTGGAATGAGTTTTTTCAGTTCGGGTAAGGTTGAAGGTGTTAGCTTCCCGGCTGTATTAGAGCAAAGAAAGCTTTTGATCCCAGGAAGTCGAACCTCGATGGGGCGTAAAGTGCTGCAATGGTTTGATAGACAAGGACTTAAACCTGATATTTTGGGTGAGTTTGATGACGCGGCATTGATGAAGGCTTTTGCTCGTTATCACGATGACGCTATCTTCTTAGCGCCTACGCTTTATATGTCTGAAGTTGAAGAGGATTCATCACTGCAATTATTGGTTGGTATTGAAGAATTAAAAGAGGAGTACTACGTCATATTTGCTGAGAGGATGATCCAACATCCAGCAGTAAAAAATGTATGTGACGCAGATTTTAGCAAATTGTTCGAGTGA